One window of Triticum dicoccoides isolate Atlit2015 ecotype Zavitan chromosome 5A, WEW_v2.0, whole genome shotgun sequence genomic DNA carries:
- the LOC119303145 gene encoding beta-glucosidase BoGH3B-like isoform X1, whose protein sequence is MASKLLARVRRLLPPLLRRHRMALLTAPAVFAALLLFWAVLGGTDADYVLYKDAAKPVEDRVADLLGRMTLAEKIGQMTQIERLVATPDVLRDNFIGSLLSGGGSVPRKGATAKEWQDMVDGFQRACMSTRLAIPMIYGIDAVHGQNNVYGATIFPHNVGLGATRDPYLVKRIGEATALEVRATGIQYAFAPCIAVCRDPRWGRCYESYSEDRRIVQSMTELIPGLQGDVPKGFKSGMPFVAGKNKVAACAKHFVGDGGTVDGINENNTIINREGLMNIHMPAYQNAMDKGVSTVMISYSSWNGIKMHANHDLVTKYLKDTLKFQGFVISDWEGIDRITTPAGSDYSYSVKASILAGLDMIMVPNNYQQFISILTGHVNSGVINMSRIDDAVTRILRVKFTMGLFENPYADPAMAEQLGKQEHRDLAREAARKSLVLLKNGKTASDAPLLPLPKKAPKILVAGSHADNLGYQCGGWTIEWQGDTGRTTVGTTILDAVKAAVDPSTVVVFAENPDAEFVKGGGFSYAIVAVGEHPYTETKGDNLNLTIPEPGLSTVQAVCGAVRCATVLISGRPVVVQPLLAASDALVAAWLPGSEGQGVTDALFGDYGFTGRLARTWFKSVEQLPMNVGDKHYDPLFPLGFGLTTKGTKEY, encoded by the exons ATGGCGAGCAAGCTGCTAGCCAGA GTCAGGCGGCTCCTGCCCCCGCTCCTGCGCCGGCACAGGATGGCGCTGCTCACGGCGCCCGCGGTGTTCGCGGCCCTCCTGCTCTTCTGGGCCGTGCTCGGCGGCACCGACGCCGACTACGTGCTGTACAAGGACGCCGCCAAGCCCGTGGAGGACCGCGTCGCTGATCTTCTTGGGAGGATGACGCTCGCGGAGAAGATCGGGCAGATGACCCAGATCGAGCGGCTCGTGGCCACGCCGGACGTGCTCCGGGACAACTTCATCGGCAGCCTGctcagcggcggcggcagcgtgcCGCGCAAGGGGGCCACGGCCAAGGAGTGGCAGGACATGGTGGACGGCTTCCAGCGGGCCTGCATGTCCACGCGCCTCGCCATCCCCATGATCTACGGCATCGACGCCGTCCACGGCCAGAACAACGTCTACGGCGCCACCATCTTCCCCCACAACGTCGGCCTCGGCGCCACCCGGGACCCGTACCTCGTCAAGAGGATCGGCGAGGCCACGGCGCTCGAAGTCAGGGCCACCGGCATCCAGTACGCCTTCGCGCCATGCATCGCG GTGTGCAGAGATCCGAGGTGGGGGCGGTGCTACGAGAGCTACAGCGAGGACCGCCGGATCGTGCAGTCCATGACGGAGCTCATCCCGGGCCTTCAGGGCGACGTGCCCAAGGGCTTCAAGAGCGGCATGCCTTTCGTGGCCGGAAA GAACAAGGTGGCTGCCTGCGCGAAGCACTTTGTGGGCGACGGCGGCACGGTGGACGGCATCAACGAGAACAACACCATCATCAACCGCGAGGGCCTGATGAACATCCACATGCCAGCGTACCAGAACGCCATGGACAAGGGCGTCTCCACCGTCATGATCTCCTACTCCAGCTGGAACGGGATCAAGATGCACGCCAACCATGACCTCGTCACCAAATACCTCAAAGACACGCTCAAATTCCAG GGCTTCGTGATCTCGGACTGGGAGGGTATTGACAGGATCACCACCCCTGCCGGATCCGACTACTCCTACTCGGTCAAGGCTTCCATTCTTGCCGGCCTGGACATG ATCATGGTGCCCAACAACTACCAGCAGTTCATCAGCATCCTGACTGGCCACGTCAACAGCGGCGTGATCAACATGAGCAGGATCGACGACGCCGTGACCCGGATTCTGCGGGTGAAGTTCACCATGGGCCTCTTCGAGAACCCCTACGCTGACCCGGCCATGGCCGAGCAGCTGGGAAAGCAG GAGCACCGAGAtctggcgagggaggcggcgaggaagTCGCTGGTGCTGCTGAAGAACGGCAAGACGGCGAGCGACGCGCCGCTGCTGCCGCTGCCCAAGAAGGCGCCCAAGATCCTGGTCGCCGGGAGCCACGCCGACAACCTGGGCTACCAGTGCGGCGGGTGGACGATCGAGTGGCAGGGCGACACGGGGCGCACCACCGTGGGCACCACCATCCTGGACGCCGTGAAGGCCGCCGTGGACCCGTCGACGGTGGTGGTGTTCGCGGAGAACCCCGACGCGGAGTTCGTCAAGGGCGGCGGCTTCTCGTACGCGATCGTGGCGGTGGGCGAGCACCCGTACACGGAGACCAAGGGCGACAACCTGAACCTGACGATCCCGGAGCCCGGGCTGAGCACGGTGCAGGCGGTGTGCGGCGCCGTGCGGTGCGCGACGGTGCTCATCAGCGGGCGGCCCGTGGTGGTGCAGCCGCTGCTGGCCGCCTCGGACGCGCTGGTGGCGGCGTGGCTGCCCGGCTCGGAGGGGCAGGGCGTGACCGACGCGCTGTTCGGCGACTACGGGTTCACCGGAAGGCTGGCGCGGACGTGGTTCAAGTCGGTGGAGCAGCTGCCGATGAACGTGGGCGACAAGCACTACGACCCGCTCTTCCCGCTCGGCTTCGGGCTCACCACCAAGGGGACGAAGGAGTACTAG
- the LOC119303145 gene encoding beta-glucosidase BoGH3B-like isoform X2: MALLTAPAVFAALLLFWAVLGGTDADYVLYKDAAKPVEDRVADLLGRMTLAEKIGQMTQIERLVATPDVLRDNFIGSLLSGGGSVPRKGATAKEWQDMVDGFQRACMSTRLAIPMIYGIDAVHGQNNVYGATIFPHNVGLGATRDPYLVKRIGEATALEVRATGIQYAFAPCIAVCRDPRWGRCYESYSEDRRIVQSMTELIPGLQGDVPKGFKSGMPFVAGKNKVAACAKHFVGDGGTVDGINENNTIINREGLMNIHMPAYQNAMDKGVSTVMISYSSWNGIKMHANHDLVTKYLKDTLKFQGFVISDWEGIDRITTPAGSDYSYSVKASILAGLDMIMVPNNYQQFISILTGHVNSGVINMSRIDDAVTRILRVKFTMGLFENPYADPAMAEQLGKQEHRDLAREAARKSLVLLKNGKTASDAPLLPLPKKAPKILVAGSHADNLGYQCGGWTIEWQGDTGRTTVGTTILDAVKAAVDPSTVVVFAENPDAEFVKGGGFSYAIVAVGEHPYTETKGDNLNLTIPEPGLSTVQAVCGAVRCATVLISGRPVVVQPLLAASDALVAAWLPGSEGQGVTDALFGDYGFTGRLARTWFKSVEQLPMNVGDKHYDPLFPLGFGLTTKGTKEY; encoded by the exons ATGGCGCTGCTCACGGCGCCCGCGGTGTTCGCGGCCCTCCTGCTCTTCTGGGCCGTGCTCGGCGGCACCGACGCCGACTACGTGCTGTACAAGGACGCCGCCAAGCCCGTGGAGGACCGCGTCGCTGATCTTCTTGGGAGGATGACGCTCGCGGAGAAGATCGGGCAGATGACCCAGATCGAGCGGCTCGTGGCCACGCCGGACGTGCTCCGGGACAACTTCATCGGCAGCCTGctcagcggcggcggcagcgtgcCGCGCAAGGGGGCCACGGCCAAGGAGTGGCAGGACATGGTGGACGGCTTCCAGCGGGCCTGCATGTCCACGCGCCTCGCCATCCCCATGATCTACGGCATCGACGCCGTCCACGGCCAGAACAACGTCTACGGCGCCACCATCTTCCCCCACAACGTCGGCCTCGGCGCCACCCGGGACCCGTACCTCGTCAAGAGGATCGGCGAGGCCACGGCGCTCGAAGTCAGGGCCACCGGCATCCAGTACGCCTTCGCGCCATGCATCGCG GTGTGCAGAGATCCGAGGTGGGGGCGGTGCTACGAGAGCTACAGCGAGGACCGCCGGATCGTGCAGTCCATGACGGAGCTCATCCCGGGCCTTCAGGGCGACGTGCCCAAGGGCTTCAAGAGCGGCATGCCTTTCGTGGCCGGAAA GAACAAGGTGGCTGCCTGCGCGAAGCACTTTGTGGGCGACGGCGGCACGGTGGACGGCATCAACGAGAACAACACCATCATCAACCGCGAGGGCCTGATGAACATCCACATGCCAGCGTACCAGAACGCCATGGACAAGGGCGTCTCCACCGTCATGATCTCCTACTCCAGCTGGAACGGGATCAAGATGCACGCCAACCATGACCTCGTCACCAAATACCTCAAAGACACGCTCAAATTCCAG GGCTTCGTGATCTCGGACTGGGAGGGTATTGACAGGATCACCACCCCTGCCGGATCCGACTACTCCTACTCGGTCAAGGCTTCCATTCTTGCCGGCCTGGACATG ATCATGGTGCCCAACAACTACCAGCAGTTCATCAGCATCCTGACTGGCCACGTCAACAGCGGCGTGATCAACATGAGCAGGATCGACGACGCCGTGACCCGGATTCTGCGGGTGAAGTTCACCATGGGCCTCTTCGAGAACCCCTACGCTGACCCGGCCATGGCCGAGCAGCTGGGAAAGCAG GAGCACCGAGAtctggcgagggaggcggcgaggaagTCGCTGGTGCTGCTGAAGAACGGCAAGACGGCGAGCGACGCGCCGCTGCTGCCGCTGCCCAAGAAGGCGCCCAAGATCCTGGTCGCCGGGAGCCACGCCGACAACCTGGGCTACCAGTGCGGCGGGTGGACGATCGAGTGGCAGGGCGACACGGGGCGCACCACCGTGGGCACCACCATCCTGGACGCCGTGAAGGCCGCCGTGGACCCGTCGACGGTGGTGGTGTTCGCGGAGAACCCCGACGCGGAGTTCGTCAAGGGCGGCGGCTTCTCGTACGCGATCGTGGCGGTGGGCGAGCACCCGTACACGGAGACCAAGGGCGACAACCTGAACCTGACGATCCCGGAGCCCGGGCTGAGCACGGTGCAGGCGGTGTGCGGCGCCGTGCGGTGCGCGACGGTGCTCATCAGCGGGCGGCCCGTGGTGGTGCAGCCGCTGCTGGCCGCCTCGGACGCGCTGGTGGCGGCGTGGCTGCCCGGCTCGGAGGGGCAGGGCGTGACCGACGCGCTGTTCGGCGACTACGGGTTCACCGGAAGGCTGGCGCGGACGTGGTTCAAGTCGGTGGAGCAGCTGCCGATGAACGTGGGCGACAAGCACTACGACCCGCTCTTCCCGCTCGGCTTCGGGCTCACCACCAAGGGGACGAAGGAGTACTAG